A genomic window from Nitrospirota bacterium includes:
- a CDS encoding PQQ-dependent sugar dehydrogenase — MLRSLRHRLSLSLAASGLGLLATGQAGAAPAPCATPDPFPPMPTIRLVTALSGFKNPVGLYSTGDGSGRLFVVEQRGTIQVRKPGQSGSKPFLDISDRVASGGELGLLGLAFHPNFAENGRFFVNYTTRTGGLHTAISEFRVSDHLDQADGRIERILLTVPQPYSNHNGGDIAFGSDGMLYIALGDGGSGNDPDGNGQDLSTMLGKILRIDVDRSQGKKSYGVPPDNPFVKRKGAAGEIWAFGLRNPWRFAFDPVTGRLFAGDVGQRDREEIDLITKGGNYGWNVMEGTICTPGVNPKCKPAGFEPPIIDYPRSEGTTVIGGRVYRGSAIPSLCGVYVYGDFGNGRIWGLRYDGGAVIEQQKLLESDRSISAFGEDEQRELYVVDYAGEILKIVP, encoded by the coding sequence ATGCTCCGCTCGCTTCGTCACCGTCTGTCCCTGAGCCTCGCCGCCTCGGGCCTAGGTCTGCTCGCCACCGGTCAAGCCGGCGCCGCGCCCGCCCCGTGCGCCACTCCCGATCCTTTTCCGCCCATGCCCACGATCCGGCTGGTCACGGCCCTTTCCGGCTTCAAGAACCCGGTCGGTCTCTATTCCACGGGTGACGGATCAGGGCGGCTCTTCGTCGTCGAGCAGCGCGGAACGATCCAGGTCCGGAAACCCGGACAGAGCGGGTCCAAGCCCTTTCTCGACATCAGCGACCGGGTGGCGTCTGGCGGCGAACTTGGACTGCTGGGGTTGGCGTTTCATCCCAACTTCGCCGAAAACGGCCGCTTTTTCGTGAATTACACGACGCGCACAGGGGGATTGCACACCGCGATTTCGGAATTTCGTGTGAGTGACCACCTGGATCAGGCCGACGGGAGGATCGAGCGAATCCTGTTGACTGTTCCGCAACCCTATTCGAACCACAACGGCGGGGACATCGCGTTCGGCTCCGACGGCATGCTGTACATCGCCCTTGGCGACGGAGGATCGGGCAATGACCCGGACGGCAATGGGCAAGACCTGTCAACGATGCTGGGAAAGATCCTACGCATCGATGTGGACCGCTCACAAGGGAAAAAATCCTACGGGGTTCCACCCGATAATCCGTTCGTAAAGCGCAAGGGGGCCGCGGGGGAGATCTGGGCGTTTGGACTTCGCAACCCATGGCGCTTCGCGTTCGATCCCGTTACTGGGCGCCTCTTCGCCGGCGACGTGGGCCAAAGGGACCGCGAAGAGATCGACCTCATCACCAAAGGCGGCAACTACGGGTGGAACGTGATGGAGGGAACGATCTGCACCCCGGGCGTGAACCCCAAGTGCAAACCGGCTGGGTTCGAACCTCCGATCATCGATTACCCCCGCTCGGAAGGCACGACCGTGATCGGCGGCCGCGTCTACCGCGGGAGCGCCATCCCCTCGCTATGCGGTGTGTACGTCTACGGAGACTTCGGCAACGGACGAATTTGGGGGCTCCGGTACGACGGGGGCGCGGTGATCGAACAGCAAAAACTACTGGAAAGCGACCGAAGCATTTCCGCGTTCGGTGAGGACGAGCAGCGCGAACTGTACGTGGTGGACTACGCGGGAGAGATCCTCAAAATCGTCCCGTAG
- a CDS encoding BolA family protein — MTTRSHTTKTTIEQKLLKDLDAVHVAVEDESWKHAGHTGARMGGGHFAVDVVSSKFEGLNALDRRRLVFQILREEMQSAIHALSVRAYSPSEWPT; from the coding sequence ATGACGACGCGATCACACACGACGAAAACGACGATCGAGCAAAAACTCCTGAAAGACCTGGATGCGGTGCACGTGGCGGTTGAAGACGAATCCTGGAAGCACGCCGGACACACGGGAGCGCGGATGGGCGGCGGACACTTCGCGGTCGACGTGGTCTCGTCCAAGTTTGAGGGGCTCAACGCCCTGGATCGCCGACGCCTCGTGTTTCAGATCCTGCGGGAAGAAATGCAGAGCGCGATTCATGCCCTGAGCGTACGCGCGTACTCGCCCAGCGAATGGCCGACCTGA
- the trxA gene encoding thioredoxin codes for MTDTDWIFDADEATFEERVIARSRQVPVLVDFWAEWCGPCRYLGPILEEVVEDFEGKALLAKVDTDRNLNLAQRYRIQTIPNVKAFWKGKVVNEFVGALPESAIRQFIQRLVPTKADGLADAGAALEVEKQWEEALNAYREALAVDPHHAAAAVGELRVLVHLARWADATAAYDRMPGPLQLRDDVVALKARIDLASVGGAGPSLAELEVAVNRDPADLESRFQLAARYAAAQRYRDALDAYLAILKKDRHYKDDAPRKMMLQIFEVVGARSPLAEEYREKLARLIY; via the coding sequence ATGACGGACACTGATTGGATCTTTGACGCGGATGAGGCGACGTTCGAGGAGCGCGTGATTGCGCGTTCGCGCCAGGTGCCGGTGTTGGTGGACTTCTGGGCCGAGTGGTGCGGACCGTGCCGGTATCTGGGGCCGATCCTCGAGGAGGTCGTCGAGGACTTCGAGGGCAAGGCGCTGCTCGCCAAGGTCGACACGGATCGCAATCTGAACCTGGCCCAGCGCTACCGCATCCAGACCATCCCCAACGTGAAAGCGTTCTGGAAGGGAAAGGTCGTCAATGAATTCGTGGGCGCGCTGCCGGAATCGGCCATCCGGCAATTCATCCAACGGTTGGTCCCCACCAAGGCGGATGGTCTGGCCGACGCAGGAGCGGCGCTGGAGGTCGAGAAGCAATGGGAGGAGGCGCTCAACGCCTACCGTGAAGCCCTGGCCGTGGATCCGCACCACGCGGCCGCAGCCGTCGGCGAACTGCGCGTGCTGGTGCACTTGGCGCGGTGGGCCGACGCGACGGCTGCCTACGACCGCATGCCGGGTCCGCTCCAGCTTCGCGACGACGTGGTAGCGCTTAAAGCACGGATCGATCTGGCGAGCGTCGGAGGCGCCGGTCCATCCCTCGCGGAATTGGAAGTCGCGGTCAACCGCGATCCCGCGGACCTGGAATCGCGATTTCAACTCGCGGCTCGGTACGCCGCCGCCCAACGCTACCGCGACGCGCTCGACGCGTATCTGGCCATCCTCAAGAAGGACCGCCACTACAAGGACGATGCGCCGCGCAAGATGATGCTCCAGATCTTTGAAGTGGTCGGCGCGCGAAGTCCGCTCGCCGAGGAGTACCGCGAAAAGCTCGCTCGCCTCATTTACTAA
- a CDS encoding heavy metal translocating P-type ATPase, which produces MTASPTTAIDPVCGMTVDTANPRGGTHVHAGTTYYFCNPGCRERFKADPARYLAPQEQPQLVTIGPPPARHHPAPAPPPVAPPGAKVEYICPMDPEVISDRPGPCPKCGMALEPRIAQVEEGPNPELVDMTRRFSVGVVVGFPVFVLAMADLVMGPAVRDLFPMTASNWIQLVLATPVVLWAGWPFFERGWRSIITLNLNMFTLIAVGVGAAYAYSVAATIAPGFFPQGFRIHDAVEPYFDTAVVITALVLLGQVLELRARGRTGAAIRALLGLAPKTARLVRDGREQGIPIEHVQRDDLLRVRPGEKIPVDGVVIEGYTSVDESMISGEPIPVEKHADDRVIGGTINGTGTLIMRAERVGTETLLAQIVRMVSEAQRSRAPIQRLADTVAAYFVPAVVVVAVLAFLAWAVWGPEPRLALALVNAVAVLIIACPCALGLATPMAVMVGVGRGAEAGILIKNAEALETLERVDTLLVDKTGTLTEGKAKLTDVDAGPGFGADDILRIAASLEQASEHPLAAAIVAGAAAKGLRLSKVDGFASATGRGVMGTVDGKRVVLGTQAYMDSQGIALSELLPRAEARRRDGDTVVWLGVDGKPAGLFAVADPIKSTTPEAIQQLRREGLRLVMVTGDSRVTAQAVAARLGLDDVRWEVLPEHKLDIVKALQAEGRIVAMAGDGVNDAPALAQAHVGIAMGAGTDVAMQSAGVTLVKGDLRAIARARHLSRATMRTIRQNLFFAFVYNTVGVPVAAGLLYPFVGVLISPIWASAAMSFSSVSVIANSLRLRRSPL; this is translated from the coding sequence ATGACCGCATCTCCGACAACCGCCATCGACCCGGTCTGTGGCATGACTGTGGACACGGCCAACCCGCGCGGCGGGACGCACGTCCACGCGGGCACGACGTACTATTTCTGCAACCCCGGCTGCCGCGAGCGGTTCAAGGCTGACCCGGCTCGGTATCTCGCGCCGCAGGAGCAACCGCAGCTGGTAACCATCGGCCCGCCGCCCGCGCGTCATCACCCTGCACCTGCCCCACCGCCGGTCGCGCCCCCCGGCGCGAAGGTCGAATACATCTGCCCGATGGACCCGGAGGTTATCAGCGACCGGCCCGGGCCGTGTCCCAAGTGCGGGATGGCGCTCGAGCCGCGGATCGCGCAGGTCGAGGAAGGCCCAAATCCCGAACTCGTGGACATGACGCGCCGGTTCTCGGTCGGTGTGGTCGTTGGCTTCCCGGTGTTCGTCTTGGCCATGGCCGACCTGGTGATGGGTCCTGCCGTGCGCGACCTGTTCCCGATGACCGCGTCGAACTGGATTCAACTGGTCCTGGCCACACCCGTGGTGCTCTGGGCGGGGTGGCCGTTTTTCGAGCGAGGCTGGAGATCGATCATCACCCTCAACCTCAATATGTTCACGCTGATCGCGGTGGGCGTGGGCGCCGCCTATGCGTACAGTGTGGCCGCCACCATCGCGCCTGGATTCTTCCCCCAGGGATTTCGAATACACGACGCGGTCGAGCCTTACTTCGACACCGCGGTGGTGATCACGGCCCTGGTGCTGCTCGGGCAGGTGCTGGAGCTTCGCGCGCGCGGCCGCACCGGCGCGGCGATCCGGGCGCTGCTGGGCCTCGCGCCCAAGACCGCGCGCCTCGTACGCGACGGGCGCGAACAAGGCATCCCGATCGAACACGTGCAGCGCGACGACCTTCTGCGCGTCCGTCCCGGCGAAAAGATTCCGGTGGACGGCGTCGTGATCGAGGGATACACGTCCGTCGACGAGTCCATGATCTCGGGCGAGCCCATCCCGGTGGAGAAACACGCAGACGACCGCGTGATCGGCGGCACCATCAACGGGACCGGAACCCTGATCATGCGGGCGGAACGAGTCGGCACGGAGACACTGCTCGCCCAGATTGTCCGCATGGTCAGCGAGGCACAGCGCAGCCGCGCGCCGATTCAACGCCTCGCCGACACGGTCGCCGCGTACTTCGTCCCCGCGGTGGTGGTGGTCGCCGTCTTGGCCTTCCTCGCGTGGGCGGTGTGGGGCCCTGAGCCGCGGCTCGCGCTGGCCCTTGTCAATGCCGTGGCCGTGTTGATCATCGCGTGTCCCTGTGCCTTAGGGCTCGCCACGCCCATGGCCGTGATGGTGGGGGTCGGTCGCGGAGCGGAGGCCGGGATCCTGATCAAAAACGCCGAAGCCTTGGAAACGCTCGAACGCGTGGACACGCTCCTCGTGGACAAGACCGGGACGTTGACCGAAGGAAAAGCCAAACTGACGGACGTTGACGCGGGGCCGGGCTTCGGCGCCGACGACATCCTGCGAATCGCGGCCAGCTTGGAACAGGCGAGCGAACACCCGCTGGCCGCGGCGATCGTGGCGGGCGCGGCAGCGAAAGGACTTCGGCTCTCCAAAGTGGACGGATTCGCGTCCGCGACCGGCCGCGGGGTGATGGGAACGGTGGACGGGAAACGCGTCGTGCTCGGAACCCAGGCGTACATGGACTCGCAAGGCATCGCGTTGAGTGAACTCTTGCCGCGGGCCGAGGCTCGGCGCCGTGACGGGGACACCGTGGTCTGGCTCGGCGTGGACGGCAAGCCCGCGGGCCTGTTCGCGGTCGCCGACCCGATCAAATCCACCACGCCCGAAGCCATCCAGCAGTTGCGGCGCGAAGGGTTGCGTCTCGTGATGGTCACGGGTGATTCGCGGGTCACGGCGCAGGCGGTTGCCGCTCGCTTGGGCCTCGACGACGTCCGGTGGGAGGTCCTTCCGGAGCACAAGTTGGACATCGTCAAAGCGCTTCAGGCCGAGGGCCGGATCGTGGCCATGGCCGGAGACGGCGTCAACGACGCCCCGGCCCTGGCGCAGGCGCACGTGGGGATCGCGATGGGCGCTGGAACCGACGTGGCGATGCAGAGTGCCGGCGTCACGCTGGTCAAAGGCGATCTGCGGGCCATCGCGCGAGCGCGCCATCTGAGCCGCGCCACCATGCGTACGATCCGACAGAACCTGTTCTTTGCGTTCGTGTACAACACGGTGGGCGTCCCCGTGGCGGCGGGATTGCTCTACCCCTTTGTCGGCGTGCTGATCAGCCCGATTTGGGCGAGTGCGGCGATGAGTTTTAGTTCGGTGTCGGTGATTGCCAACTCCTTACGCCTGCGCCGTTCCCCTTTGTAG
- a CDS encoding ABC transporter permease — MTGFNVVVIVLVVFAAAFAPVLAPYPYDAQDTAALYAPPSTSHWMGTDRLGRDLFSRVIYGTRTSLLIGLCSALVALALGTAYGAISGYIGGRTDQVMMRGLEVLYALPDLLVIILLGVLLGRGTVSMVAAISLVGWMTVARLVRGEMLRWREQPFVEAARATGASHGRILLRHLLPQTIGPLIVTLTFRIPAGILAESTVSFVGLGIAPPQTSWGSLAGEGWSAIKFYPHVILFPSLVIFITMLAFNLLGDRLQDVLDPARSRRPIS, encoded by the coding sequence ATGACCGGATTCAACGTCGTGGTGATCGTGCTGGTGGTGTTCGCGGCCGCCTTCGCGCCGGTGCTCGCCCCGTATCCCTACGATGCGCAGGACACCGCGGCGCTCTACGCCCCGCCCTCGACCAGCCACTGGATGGGCACCGACCGTCTGGGCCGCGACCTGTTCTCGCGCGTGATCTACGGCACGCGCACGTCATTGCTGATCGGATTGTGCTCGGCCCTGGTTGCCCTGGCGCTGGGCACGGCGTACGGCGCAATCTCGGGCTACATCGGAGGACGGACGGATCAGGTGATGATGCGCGGGTTGGAGGTGCTGTACGCGTTGCCCGACCTGCTCGTGATCATCTTGTTGGGCGTGTTGTTGGGCCGGGGCACAGTCAGCATGGTCGCGGCGATCAGCCTGGTAGGGTGGATGACGGTCGCGCGGCTCGTGCGGGGAGAGATGCTGCGCTGGCGCGAGCAACCGTTCGTGGAAGCGGCCCGAGCCACGGGCGCGAGCCACGGCCGCATCCTGCTGCGCCATCTCTTGCCCCAGACGATCGGACCATTGATCGTCACCCTGACGTTCCGTATCCCCGCGGGCATCCTGGCCGAGTCCACGGTGAGTTTCGTAGGCCTGGGCATCGCCCCGCCGCAGACCAGTTGGGGCAGCCTGGCCGGGGAGGGATGGTCGGCCATCAAGTTCTACCCGCACGTGATCTTGTTCCCAAGCCTGGTGATCTTCATCACCATGCTCGCATTCAACCTACTGGGCGATCGTTTGCAAGACGTGTTGGACCCGGCCAGAAGTCGACGGCCGATATCGTAA
- a CDS encoding urate hydroxylase PuuD, which produces MQGISIMFRWGHFLAGITWIGLLYYFNAIQGPYLKAVSAEAKAEAFKHLVPNALLWFRWAALATWIFGAGLLGPRFGSAFMLQESNAIIGMGAWLGTIMLINVWAIIWRNQKIVLGMVPAKPEEKTAAARKAFLASRVNVMLSIPMLFFMASSTHGPGLFQ; this is translated from the coding sequence ATGCAAGGGATCTCGATCATGTTCCGTTGGGGCCACTTTCTGGCCGGTATCACCTGGATCGGGTTGTTGTACTACTTCAATGCGATTCAGGGTCCGTATCTGAAGGCCGTGTCCGCGGAAGCCAAAGCCGAAGCGTTCAAACACCTCGTGCCCAACGCACTGCTGTGGTTTCGCTGGGCTGCCCTCGCCACGTGGATTTTCGGCGCGGGGTTGCTCGGTCCTCGCTTCGGAAGTGCGTTCATGTTGCAGGAGTCGAACGCGATTATTGGTATGGGCGCCTGGCTGGGCACAATCATGTTGATCAATGTCTGGGCCATCATCTGGCGAAATCAGAAAATCGTCCTGGGGATGGTTCCGGCCAAGCCCGAAGAAAAAACCGCGGCGGCGAGGAAAGCCTTCCTCGCGTCGCGTGTGAACGTGATGCTCTCGATTCCGATGCTATTCTTCATGGCCTCGTCGACACACGGACCAGGCCTGTTTCAGTAA
- the arsC gene encoding arsenate reductase (glutaredoxin) (This arsenate reductase requires both glutathione and glutaredoxin to convert arsenate to arsenite, after which the efflux transporter formed by ArsA and ArsB can extrude the arsenite from the cell, providing resistance.) translates to MNAVTIYHNPRCSTSRKTLELIRAKGIEPTIVEYLKTPPSSTEIDRILSLLKMEPRDLMRKKEDEYRTLKLDRQDLTRKDLIKAMVDHPILIERPIVLSKGKAALGRPPENVSAIL, encoded by the coding sequence ATGAACGCCGTCACCATCTACCACAACCCCCGGTGCAGCACCTCTCGTAAGACGCTGGAATTGATCCGCGCCAAAGGCATCGAGCCGACGATTGTGGAATACCTCAAGACCCCGCCATCTTCCACAGAGATCGACCGCATCCTCTCGCTGCTCAAGATGGAGCCTCGCGATCTGATGCGAAAGAAGGAGGACGAATACAGGACCTTGAAGTTGGACCGTCAGGACCTGACGCGTAAGGACTTGATCAAAGCGATGGTCGACCACCCGATCCTGATCGAGCGGCCGATCGTTCTGTCCAAAGGCAAGGCCGCGTTGGGTCGCCCGCCGGAGAACGTCTCCGCCATCCTCTGA
- a CDS encoding DUF3386 family protein: protein MKAYQHTSEPVTIADDPKARELLRGAFESTYRWKPDFKGFRARLLVREAGKQTEGDVLVELPETVKVSLSDADAQKWAEGQIGMMAVHRGHRTFEQSDGRHTLGVGEDDGHPLGRLLLIHGDGMNSRYRILGKHIRQINRSMGPVRFTINVEDAMTTTDGRHLTTRYTVYYFNPQDSSIKQVDSISDDHAVVNGVYLPGTRRVISTENGEVRVRVMEFREHQLL, encoded by the coding sequence ATGAAGGCCTACCAACACACCTCCGAACCCGTCACCATAGCCGATGACCCCAAGGCGCGCGAGCTGCTGCGGGGAGCGTTTGAATCCACCTACCGATGGAAGCCCGACTTCAAAGGATTTCGCGCGCGCCTCTTGGTTCGTGAGGCGGGGAAACAGACCGAGGGTGACGTCCTGGTGGAGCTGCCGGAAACGGTCAAGGTCTCGTTGTCGGATGCCGACGCGCAGAAATGGGCCGAGGGACAGATCGGGATGATGGCCGTGCACCGCGGGCATCGGACGTTCGAGCAGTCGGACGGGCGACACACGCTCGGCGTCGGCGAGGATGACGGGCACCCGCTGGGCCGGCTGCTCCTGATCCACGGCGACGGGATGAACTCCCGCTACCGAATCCTCGGCAAACACATTCGCCAGATCAATCGCAGCATGGGGCCGGTGCGGTTCACCATCAACGTGGAAGACGCCATGACCACGACGGACGGCCGGCACCTCACCACGCGCTACACCGTGTATTACTTCAATCCGCAGGACAGCTCGATCAAACAGGTGGACAGCATCTCCGACGATCACGCCGTGGTGAACGGCGTGTATTTGCCGGGCACGCGCCGCGTGATCAGCACGGAGAACGGCGAGGTCCGCGTGCGGGTCATGGAATTTCGGGAACATCAACTGCTGTAA
- a CDS encoding lysophospholipid acyltransferase family protein — MLFALQTFFRRRTQRIVTSGTSDQAPTAGPSVKHDEADVRPEGLATRAAWAILRAVQAVVAAVPLRAALWMGRRLGDAAYFVVYPRTKVALEQLAWAMPELSTSRRRAAIREMYRQFGQGAVEFFRLPRMVARGELDRIVTVEGEHIVRDAFAQGKGLLILTAHYGNFELLATFFAARGYQVNLVTRKLRNGVLDRFWAEQRRRLKIRAIFKDQSLKEVIARLRRNEAMGYVLDQNMGPGQGVFVEFFGRPACTLGVVAVLAKRFGSPVVPVFISRDPGDPTHHHIVFEPPLAFESRSGGETEGTADADFLENTQRYTAVIERRVRERPDHWIWIHKRWKTRPR; from the coding sequence ATGCTCTTCGCGCTACAGACCTTTTTTCGACGGCGTACGCAACGCATCGTGACCTCAGGCACCAGTGACCAGGCGCCGACCGCCGGCCCTTCCGTCAAACACGACGAAGCTGACGTGCGTCCCGAGGGGCTGGCGACGCGTGCGGCGTGGGCCATCCTGCGAGCCGTCCAAGCCGTGGTCGCGGCGGTGCCGCTGCGCGCCGCACTGTGGATGGGGCGCCGGCTGGGGGATGCGGCGTATTTTGTGGTGTACCCGCGCACGAAGGTCGCCCTCGAACAACTGGCGTGGGCCATGCCGGAGTTGTCTACCTCGCGGCGACGTGCGGCCATCCGTGAAATGTACCGGCAGTTCGGTCAAGGTGCGGTGGAGTTCTTTCGGCTCCCGCGGATGGTGGCGCGTGGCGAGTTGGATCGGATCGTCACCGTGGAGGGCGAGCACATCGTCCGAGACGCCTTCGCGCAAGGCAAAGGCCTGCTGATTCTCACCGCGCATTACGGCAATTTCGAGTTGCTCGCGACCTTCTTCGCCGCGCGGGGGTATCAGGTCAATCTGGTGACCAGAAAACTCCGTAACGGCGTCCTCGACCGATTCTGGGCTGAGCAGCGTCGGCGGCTCAAGATTCGCGCGATTTTCAAGGACCAGTCGCTCAAAGAAGTGATTGCCCGGTTGCGGCGAAACGAAGCCATGGGGTATGTGTTGGATCAGAACATGGGCCCTGGGCAAGGCGTCTTTGTTGAGTTCTTCGGACGCCCGGCCTGCACGCTCGGGGTCGTCGCGGTCTTGGCTAAACGGTTCGGGAGTCCGGTGGTGCCGGTGTTCATCTCGCGGGATCCCGGCGACCCCACGCACCATCACATCGTGTTCGAGCCCCCGCTGGCCTTCGAGAGCCGTAGCGGCGGCGAGACGGAGGGAACCGCTGACGCGGATTTCTTGGAAAACACGCAACGGTATACCGCGGTGATCGAGCGTCGCGTCCGCGAGCGGCCCGACCATTGGATCTGGATTCACAAGCGCTGGAAGACGCGGCCGCGGTAA
- a CDS encoding L-threonylcarbamoyladenylate synthase has protein sequence MKPHRAPRLTVHPKTPQGRHIARAVEALKQGGIIVYPTDTVYGLGCDITQRAAVDRVVRIKGRDPKKPMSFVCADLTHISQYANVSDFAYKILRRYLPGPYTFVLPASRDTPKILQSKQRTVGIRIPAHPVPLALVAELGEPLLSTSANRSSEETVSDPDDLEERFAHDVDLILECGPLPVLPSSVISLVDDRVEVLREGAGDLEPFRSLA, from the coding sequence ATGAAACCGCATCGCGCGCCGCGGCTCACGGTCCACCCGAAGACTCCGCAAGGCCGCCACATCGCCCGCGCCGTCGAGGCGCTCAAACAGGGTGGGATCATCGTATATCCGACCGACACGGTCTACGGACTGGGTTGCGACATCACCCAGCGGGCGGCGGTCGACCGTGTGGTCCGTATTAAGGGGCGCGACCCCAAGAAGCCCATGTCGTTCGTGTGCGCCGACCTGACGCATATCAGCCAGTACGCGAACGTGTCGGACTTCGCGTACAAGATCCTTCGGCGTTACTTGCCGGGACCATACACGTTTGTGCTGCCTGCCAGCCGCGATACCCCAAAAATTCTCCAGTCCAAACAACGAACCGTGGGGATCCGGATACCAGCTCACCCCGTGCCTCTGGCACTGGTCGCGGAACTTGGCGAGCCGCTCCTGTCCACCAGCGCCAATCGTTCCAGCGAAGAAACGGTCTCGGACCCTGACGACCTCGAGGAGCGGTTTGCGCACGACGTGGACCTGATCTTGGAGTGCGGCCCGCTGCCGGTATTGCCGTCGAGCGTGATTTCGTTGGTGGATGATCGGGTGGAGGTTTTGCGCGAGGGCGCGGGCGACCTGGAACCATTTCGGTCCCTGGCGTAG
- a CDS encoding cytochrome c peroxidase, which yields MITRLVAIVFVLHTTMLAASPLEAARPKKSDAYPPQTLYDTLPNPPFHLYPLLAPPTPALNLQTPAKIELGKTLFFDPRLSKDNTIACASCHVPALGFSNGQRVAKGIRGQFGTRNVPSLYNVAYRTHLFWDGRASSLEQQVLEPIQNPIEMGEDLRQLVAELNAVPGYVAAFRAVFGTGVGVDGIAQAIAAFERTIISNHSPWDRFMAGDESALSDSAKRGVRIFNERAKCVTCHHGPNFTDNQFHALGLPKRDNMPEDSGRFAVTLNDEDMETFRTPSLRQVADSPPYMHNGMFATLEEVLDFYVKAEGRPAHRHPLITPLDLLSEQDKADLLAFIRSLSSDPVVVIPPSLPR from the coding sequence ATGATCACTCGGCTTGTCGCCATAGTTTTCGTGCTTCACACTACAATGCTCGCGGCATCGCCACTCGAAGCGGCCCGGCCCAAGAAATCCGACGCCTACCCGCCGCAGACCCTGTACGACACGCTGCCCAATCCGCCGTTTCATCTCTATCCCCTGCTCGCGCCGCCGACACCGGCGCTCAACCTCCAGACCCCGGCGAAAATCGAGCTGGGCAAGACCCTATTTTTCGACCCGCGGTTGTCCAAGGACAATACGATCGCGTGTGCGTCCTGCCACGTGCCCGCATTGGGATTCTCCAACGGCCAACGGGTTGCGAAAGGCATCCGAGGGCAGTTCGGAACGCGCAACGTCCCATCGCTCTATAACGTCGCCTATCGCACGCACTTATTTTGGGACGGACGAGCCTCGTCACTGGAACAGCAGGTCTTGGAACCGATCCAAAATCCGATCGAGATGGGCGAGGACCTCCGGCAGCTCGTCGCCGAACTCAACGCCGTGCCCGGCTACGTCGCCGCTTTTCGGGCGGTGTTCGGAACCGGCGTCGGCGTGGACGGCATCGCACAAGCGATCGCAGCCTTTGAACGCACGATCATCTCGAACCATTCGCCGTGGGACCGGTTCATGGCAGGCGACGAGTCGGCTCTGTCGGATTCGGCCAAACGCGGGGTGCGCATCTTCAACGAGCGGGCCAAGTGCGTGACGTGCCACCACGGACCCAATTTCACGGACAACCAGTTTCACGCCTTGGGGCTCCCGAAGCGCGACAACATGCCCGAGGACTCAGGCCGGTTCGCCGTGACTCTGAACGACGAGGATATGGAGACGTTCCGGACTCCGTCGCTTCGGCAGGTTGCCGATAGCCCGCCCTACATGCACAACGGCATGTTCGCGACGTTGGAAGAGGTGCTGGATTTCTACGTCAAAGCCGAAGGCCGCCCGGCCCATCGCCATCCCCTCATCACCCCGCTCGATCTGTTGAGCGAGCAAGACAAGGCCGATCTCCTCGCGTTCATCCGTTCGCTCAGCAGCGACCCGGTGGTCGTCATCCCCCCGTCGCTCCCACGGTAA